Below is a genomic region from Deinococcota bacterium.
CTCACCAGGGGATTTGGTGCAGCGCGCCAGCAGTTCCCCAGCAGGCGTTTGGAGTTGGACGAGTTCGTGGTCCCCCTTGAACCAGGCATGCATGACCCTGCACTGCAGGCGTCCGCCGGCGTGCATCCGGACACGCTCAGGGCGAACCAGGATGGCGGTCGCACCGTCCTCGCCTTCGGTTTGACCGATAGCTTCACCCCCCAGGAACACCTGATGATTCCGGATGGTGACGGGAAGGACCGAGCCCGAGCCTATGAAGCGGGCGACGAACTCGTCCGCCGGCTGGTGGTAGACCTCGCGTGGCGTGCCGACCTGCCTGACCTCACCCTCGTTCATGACGACGATCCGGTCCGAGAGGGTGATCGCTTCATCCTGATCGTGCGTCACGAAGATCACCGTCAAGCCGGTCTCCTTATGGAGCGTCGCGAGGAGCGTGCGGAGCTCGACCCTGAGGCGCGCGTCCAAAGCCGAGAGGGGCTCATCGAGGAGCAGCACGTCCGGTTGGCTGACGAGCGCCCTAGCTAGGGCGACCCGCTGCTGCTGACCACCGGAGAGTTCGTGCGGGTAGCGTCTCGCCAGGTCCTCCATGTGCACTTGGGCGAGCGCCTCGAGCGCGCGTTTCTCCCACTCCTTGCGGGCGATGCGGCGCACCTTGAGGGGGTAGGCGACGTTAGCCAAGACGTCCATGTGGGGCCAGACGGCGTACGCCTGGAAGACCATCCCCAACTGCCGGCGTTCGATGGGGATCATGGTCCTTCGTTCGGCGTCACTTACGACGCGCTCGCCGATCGCGATCCGTCCGGTGGTGGGCGCGGCAAAGCCGCCGATCATCCGCAAGGTGGTGGTCTTGCCGCAGCCGCTCGGCCCCAGGAGCGTCACCCACTCGCCCGGCGCTATATCCAAGTCGAGGCTCTTGAGGGCCACGGTTGGGCCGTAGTGCTTTGAGAGGTTTTCAATGCGAACGCCCGCCATCCTTATTTGACTCCCGGCTGACCACTGCGGAGCGGCCCAACGATGACCGTGACAAGACCGAGTGCCGTCAGCATCACCACCGACAGGGCAGCGGCGAGGTTGACTAGCCCCCCGTCCTGAAGGTTGAAGACAGCGTAGCCTAACGTCTGGGATCTGGGGCCGACCAGGAGGGCGCTGAGCGTGAGTTCCTGCAGAGCAGGAATAAAGACGAGGATCCAAGCTGAGCGCATGGCGGGCCTGAGGAGTGGCAAGAGGACGTCACGAATGGCCTGCCAGCGGGTGGCGCCACTGATCCGGGCGGCCTCCTCGAGCGTCTCGCCAATCTGCTGCAAGGCGGCGACCGAGCCCCTGAGGCCGAAGGCGAGGTAACGGGCGATGTAGGCGACGAGGAGAATCCAGATGGTGTTGTAGATGCTGAAGCCCAAGAGGGGAATGGGTTGCAGCCAAGCGAGGATCATCGCGATCGCCACGACCGTACCGGGAATCGAGTAGGGCAGGGTCGCCAGCCAGTCGATGAAGCCGCTGCCGGGAACCCGCACCCGCTCGATCAGCAAGCCGAGCACGAGGCCGAGCAGCGTTGTGACGGTGGCCGCCGTGAACGCCAGGAAGAAACTGTTGAGCGCCGCTTGCTGGATGCGCGGGCTGGCCAGCAGCAGGCGCTCGTACCACCTGAAGCTCAGCGTGTCCAGAGAAGGGGGAACGCCTGGGGCCTGCAAGAAGCTGGTGAGGAGAATAGCCAGGAGCGGCAGGAGGCTGGTGAGGATCACGAAGGCCCAACCAAACGTCGCGACGGACCAACGCAAGCGACCCAACCGGGTGATGTCCCCGGCGCCGCCACGGCCGCTCACCAGGGTGAACTTGCGCCGGCCCGCCAGCAGCCTCTGCAGGAGGATACTGAGGCCACCAAAGAGACCGAGGATGAGGCTCAAGGCCGCAGCGACCGCGAGGCGGTCCGCGTCCACGCCGCGCGTCATCTCGTCATAGATGCGGGTGGTGAGGACCTGGATGCCGCGCCTGAAACCGAGGATCGCCGGCACCCCGAAGTTGCTCACCGAAGCTACAAAGGCGAGCACCGCGCCCGCGCCGATGGTCGGCGCGAGCATGGGCAAGGTCACGCTTCCAATGACCTGCCATTTTGTCGCGCCGCTGATGCGCGCGGCTTCCTCGAGCTCGACCGGCAAGCGCTCAAAGGCCGTGAGCATGGTGAGGTACACGAAGGGATAGGAGCCGAGAGCCAGCACGATGACGATGCCTGCCGCGCTGTTGACGTCGAAGAGGATCACGCCGAAGAGGTCACGCCAGAAGCGGTTGAGGTAGCCGATCGGGCCGAGGAGCTGCTGGACGCTGATCGCGAAGATGAACGGCGGGATGAGGAACGGGATCAGGAACAGCGCACGCAGGACTTTGCGGCTGGGCGTGTCGGTACGGGCGACAATCCAGGCGAGTACCGTGCCGATGACGGTCGCGCCGATCGTCGCGAGAACGCTGATCCAGAGGCTGTTCCAGAGGGCGTCAAGGTTTCGTTGTTGGGCGAGCGCCGTGGTGAAGTGATGCACGCTAAACGCGCCCTGGTGAGTGAACGCCGTGATCACCAGGGCGAGCATGGGGTAGGCGACCAGCACCCCCAAAAGAACCAGCGCGAGGACGAACAGGCCGATCAAGGCGGTCGCCTAGGGCCGGATGTTGCTCTCGAAAACCTCGAGGATGCGTTCCCTGTTTTGCGCGATGAAGTCGGGATCGATGTCCAGTCGGGCGAGGTCGGGAGAAGGCGCGCCCTCCGGGCCCTGGACGTCATCGCGCGCGGGAATGAAGTTCGCTTCCTGCACGAGGATCTCCTGACCCTGCCGGGAGAGGATGTAATCCACGAAATGCCTGGCGGTCTCCTGATTCTGGGAGGTGTTGAAGATCGCGATGGGGCTCGGGATGAAGACACCGCCGTCCGCGGGGTACACGTAATCGATGGGGCTGCCTTGTTCCTTGAGGGCGCGAATCTGGAAGTCGAGGCCCACCGCCGCTTGAATCTCGCCGGTGGCGGTCAGCTGAGCGGCTTCGCCGTTGTTGCGCAGTTGCCGCATGCCGTTCTCGCCAAGAGAAGCAATGAACGCCTCGCCAAACTCCGGGCTGCCCAGCAGCGCGGCGATGGTCACCACCGACGCGCCGCTGTTCGCCGGCGTCGGGAAGCCCGTTTGGCCCTCGAAGCGCGGCTCGAGCAGGTCGCCCCAGCCCCGTGGCCGGTTCTCTTCATCCACCATCAGCGTGTTGTAGGCGATGACGATGCCGAGGACGCGACCCGCGAAGTACTGGTTGTCGGGATCGCGGAAGTCAGCGGGGAGCGCTTCCGTCTCGGGACTTACGTGCTCGAGGAGGAGGCCTTCCTCTTTGAGCGCGATGATCTCGCTGGGGTCAGCTACCCAGATGAGGTCCGCGGCGATCGCGCCGGCTTGGCGTTCGGCGGACACGCGCGTCAGGATCTCGGAGGTGCCGCCGCGGAACACGTCGAGGCTGTACCCGGGGTTGTCCCGCTCGTACGCGGCTTGCAGAACGTCGATGACGTCTTGTGGGACGGAAGTGTAGATGAGGACAGTGCCACCTTGACTGAGAGCTGCACCTCCCAATGCCAGGGCCATCACAACGAACAGAGCCTTAACCACGGTTTTCACGTTGGGTACCTTCCCTTTCTCCCGTACTTGGGCCGCACGGGTTGAACCCGGAGGACGCTTCAAGGCTATGTGAGGATTGTCAAGACACAGCCAATCCTAGCATAATCGTTCATGCTGGACTCCAGCACCACCAAGAATTACAGGGCCGACGCAGCTTCTTTCGATCTGCAAGTCCGAAGCCGAATCAGCTTTTGTTCCCTTAGTCCCGAAAATTAGGTCGTGCGTCAGCCCTGCCGAGGATTACCTATGGCCCAAATTGCGCATCGGGCCATGGATGACGCCACCGCGATCACTTCTTCCTAGCGACAAATATGACACTGGTGTTCCTGGTGGCGAAGTCGAGGATGCGCTCGAGCAAGCTCAACGAGGAGGCGGGGATGTGGTCGCTCACGGCTTAGCGGATGCTGCGCACCTCAACGCCGTGGGGAACCTCGAGCCATTGCCTATCGGCGGTTACCGCCACAGCGCCTAGAAGCTGCGCCGTCGCCAGGCAGCAGCGGTCCGCTAGCGACAGGCCGTGCGTCCTGGTTTTTTCGTACAGCTCTCCGGTCAACTGTGCTTCTTGAGGCGTGAACGGTGTGACGCTGAGGCCAAGCAAGGCCAGCTCGTGAAGCAGGGTGTCGACAGGCCGTTGCCGCGCCACGGACTTCTGAACCACTTCGGCGAAATTGACGCTGTTCATGACCGCCCCGCGAAGCTCGACGGTTTCAGCTCCCGCTTCGCGCTGCAACAACGCCAGTACCGCCGAGGCGTCCATGACCTCACGGCGACTCACGTTGTGCCTCTTCGCGCCGCTCTTCGATCAGCTCGTCGGCCAAACTCGCCTCGATGTCGGCGTAGCGGGATTGCAACCGTTCGAGTAGAACCTTTCGAGGCTCGAGCACCAGCCTGCCGTCCTCGAGCCATCCGATTGCTTCATCACCATTTGCTATGTGTAGCGCGTCCCGCATGCTTTTGGGAATCAGCGCCCGGCCTTGCGCGTCGAACCTGATGTTTTGCGATTGAAGGTTTTCCATACAGCATTATATCTCCAAGTACATGATATATGCTAGATTTCAGTTTGGTCCAACTTGCAAGCAATCTGTTAGTTGTTAACATCGACCAGAAGTGGTTCAGTTTATCCTTATTTACAGCTTTGGAGAAGTATTGCGTATTGCCATTTAGGTATATTATGGAACGGTTATCACAAAATCCACAGGTAGCCGTACTGTGAAATAATTGCTTCATCTTGGCCTCGTCGGTTGCTATGCTCATCGTAAATAGCGGGAACAGCTCTTACCGCAAATATATTTGATACAAAGATGGTAGGCTTTATGCAGTATTTTTACTAATGTTAACTGCGTTTTTAAAATGGATTAACTTTAGTCCATCAACATCAATGTTCATGAGAGCTTTATCATCGACTCGAGCTTGGAGGAACCGCATGACCCTAGACCACTATCGTGCCACACCCTACTACGCCACCCGATTATGGATGAGCCTCTCCGACGAACAGCTCCGCCTGGAGGTCCTCAAGACCCTACAAGCCAGGGACTGGGAGGTGCTATGGAGCTACGTTGAAGCCTACCTCCGGGCTACCGGAGCCAAAAAGCAACAGGTCAGCAAGGAAACCCTCCGCAAGTACCACCGTTACGTCCTCGACCTGCTCGAGCTCTGGCAAGGCGAAAACCTCCTCAAGCCCCACCGCAACGCCGGCAACGACTACGTCTCCAGACTCCAGGTCGAACGCCTGCATGAACCACCCAACAAGCGCCTCGCGCTCGAGACAAGCGAGCGGGAGCGTGAAGGCGAGGGCGCCGGTTACTCCAGGAGCGCCATCTCGGTGCGTTTGGCCGCCGGCAAGCTGCTCTACAACGCCTTGCGTTACGCCGGGGTGACGGACGCCAATCCCTTCGAGCATGTGCGGGTGGGGTCGCAAGACCGCGCGCCGGAGGACAAGCGCAAGCACTAC
It encodes:
- a CDS encoding ABC transporter ATP-binding protein, whose translation is MAGVRIENLSKHYGPTVALKSLDLDIAPGEWVTLLGPSGCGKTTTLRMIGGFAAPTTGRIAIGERVVSDAERRTMIPIERRQLGMVFQAYAVWPHMDVLANVAYPLKVRRIARKEWEKRALEALAQVHMEDLARRYPHELSGGQQQRVALARALVSQPDVLLLDEPLSALDARLRVELRTLLATLHKETGLTVIFVTHDQDEAITLSDRIVVMNEGEVRQVGTPREVYHQPADEFVARFIGSGSVLPVTIRNHQVFLGGEAIGQTEGEDGATAILVRPERVRMHAGGRLQCRVMHAWFKGDHELVQLQTPAGELLARCTKSPGEDTVRVDVEDYVLLRANPAG
- a CDS encoding iron ABC transporter permease, encoding MIGLFVLALVLLGVLVAYPMLALVITAFTHQGAFSVHHFTTALAQQRNLDALWNSLWISVLATIGATVIGTVLAWIVARTDTPSRKVLRALFLIPFLIPPFIFAISVQQLLGPIGYLNRFWRDLFGVILFDVNSAAGIVIVLALGSYPFVYLTMLTAFERLPVELEEAARISGATKWQVIGSVTLPMLAPTIGAGAVLAFVASVSNFGVPAILGFRRGIQVLTTRIYDEMTRGVDADRLAVAAALSLILGLFGGLSILLQRLLAGRRKFTLVSGRGGAGDITRLGRLRWSVATFGWAFVILTSLLPLLAILLTSFLQAPGVPPSLDTLSFRWYERLLLASPRIQQAALNSFFLAFTAATVTTLLGLVLGLLIERVRVPGSGFIDWLATLPYSIPGTVVAIAMILAWLQPIPLLGFSIYNTIWILLVAYIARYLAFGLRGSVAALQQIGETLEEAARISGATRWQAIRDVLLPLLRPAMRSAWILVFIPALQELTLSALLVGPRSQTLGYAVFNLQDGGLVNLAAALSVVMLTALGLVTVIVGPLRSGQPGVK
- a CDS encoding ABC transporter substrate-binding protein, producing MKTVVKALFVVMALALGGAALSQGGTVLIYTSVPQDVIDVLQAAYERDNPGYSLDVFRGGTSEILTRVSAERQAGAIAADLIWVADPSEIIALKEEGLLLEHVSPETEALPADFRDPDNQYFAGRVLGIVIAYNTLMVDEENRPRGWGDLLEPRFEGQTGFPTPANSGASVVTIAALLGSPEFGEAFIASLGENGMRQLRNNGEAAQLTATGEIQAAVGLDFQIRALKEQGSPIDYVYPADGGVFIPSPIAIFNTSQNQETARHFVDYILSRQGQEILVQEANFIPARDDVQGPEGAPSPDLARLDIDPDFIAQNRERILEVFESNIRP
- a CDS encoding type II toxin-antitoxin system VapC family toxin codes for the protein MDASAVLALLQREAGAETVELRGAVMNSVNFAEVVQKSVARQRPVDTLLHELALLGLSVTPFTPQEAQLTGELYEKTRTHGLSLADRCCLATAQLLGAVAVTADRQWLEVPHGVEVRSIR
- a CDS encoding AbrB/MazE/SpoVT family DNA-binding domain-containing protein, which codes for MENLQSQNIRFDAQGRALIPKSMRDALHIANGDEAIGWLEDGRLVLEPRKVLLERLQSRYADIEASLADELIEERREEAQRESP